GATTTTGTACCGTGCTCATATAATCTCTCCTTTAAATTTTTATTGATATAGAAAAAACACCCACGCTTATTGCACGGGTGCTTCGTTACTAATAACATCTGCGAACATTAATAAAGATGGTTTCGTAATCACGGGCAATGCAGCGACTACGCCTCTTTGTACACTCTCAATTGGCTCTTGTTTATCGTAGATTTCTAAGTGATAGCCTGGATCAAATCCGTTTTCTACAGTCGGTCCAAAGATAGTTTCTCCGGCACGTTCTTTCACGAAAACAATACGATTAGATAACGCATACTCGATTTGCTCATCTTCACCCGTATAAAGATTACGTGCTGTAATACTTCGACGTTTTAAAAATTCAATCTTTGGTAATCCGAACTCCTCGAATATCTTCTGTATGTTCTCGTTACTTGCATATAACGGGATTCCAGAAGTTCCGCCCTTCATACGTGCTACTTCTGCTCTAATGCCTTTATTTAAACGAATAAATTTTGTAACCTCCGGTGGGATTACCATTAAATCGGGGAACTCACCGTTTAAGTCCTGATATTTATACGCCCATTCTTCGATATCTCCAATGATGTCATGCTCCGGATTACTCCAGTCGTTACCGCTTGGTAGTACGATACGATTCTCCTCGGAAATACCGTAATCAACGTTTAGTTTAACTCCGTTTTGGTTGTATCGAAGTTCGCCTTTCATAATGGCTTCTAGCTTCATTAGAGCAATTCGTAGTTGCAAAGCGCCGATAATATCAACGTTTTTAGCTACCATCTTTCCTACGGCGCTCTCCCTTTCAGACGGATTCCGTGGTGTATTGAGTGCCAATAGTTCCTCCTCAGAGTAAATATTCTTAATCCCTATCTTTACGACTTCTCCAATTTTTGAAGCCACTTGATCTTTATCCATTACCGGCGGCTCTGATCCATAGCCAATTAAACCTGCAATATGTTTACTGTGTTTCACCACGTCAAAGGCAAAATTCGTATCAAACGAATCAACATTGGGAAGTACCTTATCTGCAAATGTAGGCGGGGTATTATGAAGTACCTCCTCTACGGTTACCTTCAATAATGGCGGTTGAAATTGTTCTAAATGTGCGATTCCCATAACTTAATTCCTCCTGGTTTCTGCTTGATTTTTTATAATAAAAAGACGCCTTCAAGTAAGAAAGCGTCCTAGTAAACTAGCTGTATTTAATATCTATAAGGATCTCTTTTTAGCCGTTTCCATTGCGATTTTCTTTTGTCGCCATTTCCATGTGATGTCATTGCGGTGGTCTCTTAGCGCCGAGTAAAGAGCAATTTTAGAACTTGCTTCTACTTGTTTCTCGTCGGCTGCCGTACGTTTTAAATCCTCATACAAACTTCTAACTTTTGTATTTGACATCGCTCTTGCAACTGAATCACCTTGATTTAATTCATCTAGTTGAGATTTAATCGTAACAAACCGCGAAAGCAGCTCACGTGCAATCTCTCTATCTGACACCTCTACCTTTCTTTCGAGATAAGAAACAGCCTCCGTAAAGTCGTTCGCCATAATTAATTCTGACATCATTACTCCGACTTCTTGACGAACTTTCTCTGCATCAAATTGATTTACTGCCTTTAATGGCGCAATTCCTTCGATTCTCTTTGCTGATTCGAGTCCTTCATCAATAGATTTCGTATATAGATACTGCGTTAAGTTGTATTCCTTATCAAATTTCTCGATAAGCGATTTAATGTCTTCCTGCCGTGCCTCATCCGTCAATCGTTCATTAGATCGGATTGCTTCTATCTCTTTATCAAAATCCTCACCTAGCTTCTCAGCTTTCTCTCTCCAATGATTTTCCGAAGAATTGTACGGGTGTTTTGCTTGCCCCTCTTTGATTAATTCGTCAGCTTTTGCCTCACTAAGTGTATAGATTTTCCCTGCGTATCTATATCCGCCTTCTACATCCGCGCTCGTTAACATGTAAATGTCTTTGTAATTAGTCATTATTTATTTCCTCCTTAGTTAAAATCATCTTGTAATTCATCCGTTATTTAACACATTGAAACGCCCTTTCTAAGCGCCATTCGCTCAATGACCGCCAACATATTATCGCTCGAAATTTTATCGTTCATTGCGTGCCAGGATAGTACGTTTTTACTGTTTTTAGAGCGATTACATGCCGGACAAGCCACGGTTATATTACTAAGTGTATTTGCGCCGCCTTTAGATAGAGGTACGATATGTTCAAGCTGATAGTCTCCCGTTGGGTTTCCGCAATATTGACACTCACCATCCGCCATCGCAAATGCAAATAAAACGTCATATAACGTTAAATCGTTATATACTTCTATATATAGCTTTTTTATAGCTTTTCGTGACGCTTGTAAGGCTTGTGATGCCTTTCCGCGCATTGTATCGTTATAAACTCGCATTCGTGTACGCGCTTCTTTCCGCTCACATTCGATACAGTGTGACCGCTTTACTCCGTAAAATTCTTCTAATTGTTTTGTAGTCTGGCATTTTGTACATAACTTCGTTTGGTTGTCTTTGTTCTCTTGTTTATTGCTCACATAATCTTCTCCTTCATAATCGTTTTATGATTGTTATTTAAGTTAGTCGGCTTTTAACTACTTTTCTTTTAAAATCTCAAGCAACTTTACCGTCCAACCTCTTCCTTCATGAACTTTCTTTTGTTTTCTTACTTCTCGCATAGAACGAAGCTGACTGTTCTTCTTTTTAGCTATGACCTGATCACTTCTCCTCTTCTATCTCATTTGGATTTGTTTCCGTAGGCTCGTCCACTTCAAATACACCGTCGGAAATAATTCTCCCTGTAGTTGTATAAAGTGTGTGGTTTCCTTCGTGTACATGAATCATTACTTCTTCCAAAATTCCACCACCTTTTACTATGCTTGCTATCACGTGATTTTAAGGTTTGATATAGTCAGGAAATTCTTGAATATTTTTCAAAGAAACTAAAAAATTCATCATTAAACTCGAATCTATCGGCAAGTTTCGCCTTAACGTTCGGCGTTAGTTCTAAACTGCCCGTCTCAATCCGTCCAACTGTCGCAAGCGAGACTCCTATAAATCTAGCAAATTCGTTTTGACTCATCTTTTTATATAAACGGATTGCTCGGAACATTTCATTTGTCATCGTGATACCTCCTTATAACTTCTTTTATTACTGGAAGTCTTAAAAAATAGATTTTTATTCCTCCCCTTATACCTTTTTCACTGTGGCTAATCTATCTCTTCTTCCCATCCGATATAAGGAACAATACGTTTAGGTTTGCGTTTCCCGCCTATCATTTCATCGCGTTGTTTCGCTGCATGTATTATCGTTAATTTATCAGGAGAATAAGGCACTTCATATTTCCACGTATTTTTTAACATCTCATATTCTTGTACGTAAAACGGGTATTCCAGCCACCATAAGTGACACTTTTCAGCCTTGGGCTTTTTCGGATTCAATAACGCTTTATCAGCACGTATTATCGATCGTCTTAGCGTATCGAGGCCAACTTTACATTTACTACAACACGTCTTACTGTTATTCGGTCGAGTCTTATCTCGGTAAAAATAACCGCAGTATGCGCACCTTTTAACGCGTTTGTCCATTTCACCATGTAATCTCCCTTTTAAAAGCCTTCTAACTATAGGGAGCGCCTCATCTCTCGTTAAGTCACCCATGAACTGTTTCGCGAAATCAATCGCCCCCTCACCTGGTTCACGGTAAATTATTTCAGTCGTTTTACACATCGTATTCAGCCCACTCTTTCAATAATCGACGCATTCGACTAGATGGAAGGTACAATTTTATAGGCTCACCATTTCGTATTCTCGAACGCCATACCCACTGTAATAAATCGGAGACTGCAAGCATTTCCTCGTCCACCCTAACGCCATGATCCTCAAAGAATGAACGTTCTATTGGATTAAGAAATCGATTAAATACATACGCTAATGCACTTCGACTAGCATACTCGTTTGTAGCCCGCATATTGCATGGAATAAAACCTTTCGTATACCCTTTTCCGCTTAAATCTACTTTGCTATCCTTAATAGTTGTCCATAAAATTTCCTTAGCTTTCGCCTTCGTAACATTACGAAAATAGTTATAGATATTCTTCTGAATACTTTCTAGTAAATCATCGTTTGCGCTCCTTAACCATGTAGCACTCAAAGCGTTCTTTCTATTAGCAAAATCGTTGAGTTTACCTTCATATAAATCGATTAATTCAAAGATTTCTTGACGCCCTTCATCTTCGCGATTGTATTCTATTAATTCGTAATCCGTACCGTTATGTTTAACTGCTTTATATTCGCATTCCATCTTATGTAAATCGTAGTAGTATCGTTGTATCTGCCCCTTAAATAAGTACGTCATTACAAATACCTCATCGAATGTTTTAAACACTTGCGGAGGAAACGACCATATTAGAAACTTTCCACGATGATAAAACAAATTACCTGCGTTTGCTAAGAGTTTAATGTCGTAGAAACGGCCGCTAATATACTCGCTATAGACCCAACGTACTTTATTGTCGACGACTTCCACATATTCGAGATCAAGTAACGCTTTTATATCATGACTGTTAATACCAGCTTTTTCGATTACGTCCATTACCTCGTCTAGAATTAACGTATACCCGGCGTCCGTCAACAGTTCGATGAGTTCATCGTCTGCCATCTGAAAAAGAGAATGAGTCGCTACGATATCATTTCCGCTTACGATTAACTCTTTTAAGCTACGTAACTTACGTCCTTCTTCATTAGCATTGTTAGGTTCTACAAAACTACGATTCGTAACCGACTTTTTAATCCGCTCAACCTCATCTAAATATGGCGTAATATATATGAATTTCTTATACGATAGGCTTTCGTTGATATGTTGTATCGCCCAACTCGTTTTACCACTACCCATAATCGAATCAATTACCGTTATTTTCTCCATTCAATCATCCCTCCGTTTAGTTGCTACATCATATCGTTAACACTTTTCGAAAAAAAAAAGTGCTAAACCGACATCACAAACGTTGATATGACGCGATTTCTAAGCCCTCGTCCTTAAAGAGAAGTATATAAAAGTGCTAAATAATAAGACCCTGCATTCGCCTTTTCCGCTACGCTCCAAAGCCGTCTGCTACTATCTAATTCCTTCGCCGATAATATATTAAGTACATAATCGAAAATACATAAATGATAGAGGCGACGAGTGGAGGCGTTAGCCGGAACCGAAGTCGCAAGGTTTTATCTCTTTAAAATTTCGTTATATACCTCAAATTATTACTACAACGCCATACCCCTATATAATGTATGACGCAAGAGTTACACTCGCCGCGCACTTTCCGATTAAATAAACGCAAAAAAGAACGTGTGTAGGCCGCACGCTCTTTGATCGTTCTATATATAAAATTACCGTCGTCGTTTTCGTCTTGCCTTGCCCGGGTTTGTTTTTACTGTCTCCTAGTTGCCGCTAGGTAAATTTTGACCTTCCATTACCGCTTCAATAAATTTTGAGGCACTCATTTCGTGTATATTTTCGATTGCTGTTCTGCAATAAATTTCGATCGCTTTGTAACTATCCGTATCGTAAATCGTTAGCTCTTTTTTACCGCGTTCTCTCATTGGAATTTCTCGGAAGGTTAGATTCTCTCCGTTAAACTCGTAATATATCGAATCTGATAATAAATACGCTTCATACTTCGATTCCTTTAATCCATCTACATCCTGATATTGAAAATTAACCGTTACTTTTTTCATTTTCGTTTCCCCCTTTTATTTATAGGCCGATGACGAAAAGCCACACACAATCATAAGGCGCCAACCTCAAGGCTCCATGCCACCTTAACGTATCACTTAGATCATTGATTCATCCGCCCGCCTATCACGGACGAATCTCACGACTCACCTTTTCGAATTTTTATAAGATATAAGCGATAAACATATCGATGGTAAATAATGTCCCACCTACGCCAAAGACTCCATAATAGTAGATACGATCAGATAACGTTTCTAAGCCGAAGTAACCGTTTAGCTTTGCGAACATTTTCGATACCTCCATTAATGTAAGTCCTTC
The DNA window shown above is from Bacillus clarus and carries:
- a CDS encoding major capsid protein gives rise to the protein MGIAHLEQFQPPLLKVTVEEVLHNTPPTFADKVLPNVDSFDTNFAFDVVKHSKHIAGLIGYGSEPPVMDKDQVASKIGEVVKIGIKNIYSEEELLALNTPRNPSERESAVGKMVAKNVDIIGALQLRIALMKLEAIMKGELRYNQNGVKLNVDYGISEENRIVLPSGNDWSNPEHDIIGDIEEWAYKYQDLNGEFPDLMVIPPEVTKFIRLNKGIRAEVARMKGGTSGIPLYASNENIQKIFEEFGLPKIEFLKRRSITARNLYTGEDEQIEYALSNRIVFVKERAGETIFGPTVENGFDPGYHLEIYDKQEPIESVQRGVVAALPVITKPSLLMFADVISNEAPVQ
- a CDS encoding HNH endonuclease, with the translated sequence MSNKQENKDNQTKLCTKCQTTKQLEEFYGVKRSHCIECERKEARTRMRVYNDTMRGKASQALQASRKAIKKLYIEVYNDLTLYDVLFAFAMADGECQYCGNPTGDYQLEHIVPLSKGGANTLSNITVACPACNRSKNSKNVLSWHAMNDKISSDNMLAVIERMALRKGVSMC
- a CDS encoding helix-turn-helix domain-containing protein — its product is MTNEMFRAIRLYKKMSQNEFARFIGVSLATVGRIETGSLELTPNVKAKLADRFEFNDEFFSFFEKYSRIS